The following DNA comes from Silurus meridionalis isolate SWU-2019-XX chromosome 14, ASM1480568v1, whole genome shotgun sequence.
GAAACAAGGCTACAAGTACATTGATTTGTCTTTTGGACCagtcagaatccagaattcaacCGCTACTGCTACAGTACAGAGAGTAGAAGTCGACTGATTAATCGGTTTTgctgattgctggaactatcagcgATCATCATAAAATCCATACCGGTAGTTTTTCCAGCTTtcggtccgctgtcattacgagtGCAGCCTCAAAaggcaaatcactgatgccacgtgctgtttgtttttacacgtaaGATGGTGCGCTAGACGGAgagcattatattatatttattatttatttattatatatatattttataatgaatatattttatatttatttcctttagcacattttcatgatgtttttcttatttattttacatgaagttttgtgtatgttttttaatccagtatctatttaaaaaacgatcgcttgattaattggttatcggaaaaaagtacgatccaacctagctattggTATTGGTAAAATCCACCTCAGTCAAATTGTCACATTTTTCATTACCTATCAATGTTTCCAAAATCGCTCAGGCTTTCAAGATACTTGGCCCCAAGGGGACGGGTTTCAGTTAAAGACTCTCTCGCTTGCTCATGCTCAGCTTTATTACACGTGATATCCTGATCAAAGAATGCCACGTCTGACACGGTGCACAGCAGCTTTGTTTCCACAACAAAAGAACATCGTGTTGATGAGGCCAGGAAACAAACGAGAACTGACACGACTCCGAAAATATACCTAAGGAAATTTTGTTAAACTGACAATGTGACACCAAAAATATTCAATCTACTAGGGTTCaagagtgcaaaaaaaaaagtgcagccTGTCTCTggaatatttattactttttcttaAAACCTTTCGAAAGTGCCCTAAGATTTACAGTAATCAACAATTGTCTGgttatttcaatatttcaatttctggtgttcaatagggatggCGCTCTGTAGCGGGAGATTGGTGGAACAGGTTATGTCATGTTACCCCTCTATCcacatatactttatatacaattgtgtgcctccaacgttgtgcaacagtttggggaagaaccaaatgTGGCTTGAAAGTTTTATAGTAGCATTTAATcccattttacaaataaatctgcatcgatagttgattgctgaaactatcagctatcagcaaaaatccatacctatagtttttccgggttgcgtcccCTGCCTTTATGAAAGAAGCAAATCACCAActctttgtttttacatgcgagactgcatgctgcacggagagcgctacattatatttattaattacaatttaacatttataatctatttcattattttgattCCTTAATATATgaatttcctttagcacatttttatgattcagtactgttttttttttaacgttatGTTTTTTATCTAGTAGCCATTTACTATCCAGTACGACCCAGCCTAGCGATCTGTATCTGTAAAATCCACAATCAGTCGACCTCTTCCATTTAATGTTGAAAAATGTAATCGCTTCCTGTTCTTACTTGTGAAATCATTagatatataatgtttttttgttttctacaaGTTTTCtaacattattttgtaaaagCGTGTACGTTTATATTGGACTTCTGTACTGAACATGCACAATCCCATTTCTCATGGCCGTATTCTGTGTTATTTAAACCAAATGGAAGCAGTTATCCTACAAGCCACCGACCCAGCGACTCTCCGCCTCCTACGAACCCTTGACACGAGGTCGCAGAAGCGCAACGTCGTTCATCTTTGACGGAAACGGCTCTCAACCCACACAATTTTTGCTTTAACACAATACTGCTCTTGTGGGACTGTCACGAGATTCTCAGCCtgagcatgagtgtgtgtgaagtcaAGTGATGATGGAATAATGACAAACTGCATTGATACTCAATAAAATACAAGCGGTCATTATTTCCACTACAGAGTCACAAAACttttccatttttctctctcacctGAGGATGATTAGGGACCGGCACAGGGGTTTGACTATGCAGAAGACGCTCTGTGGAGCACAAGCGCCGGACTCGTCTCTGAGCTATTTACCATATTTGTGCGAGCCAAGAGGATTACATGAGGTCAAATGTGACCCACGGGGACATACTTTCCTCCTttcgttcttttctttttctctcttcgctcccttcccttttttcttccctaatcctcacacacacacattgtgattTAATGCAGCCGGCATACTCTAAATTGGATTTATGTTAAACCTTCACCTGACACAAAGGTCACATCTACGACAAAGTGTCTTCTggtgataaaaagaaaaaagtaccaAAGAAAACGTTTCACTAATATTAACTAGCTAGAAACTAGTTAAGTTAGAAACACTCGTAGACTCCAGTCTCTCACAGACTTTATAactcatttaaaaattaaaaaagtatgtaaataaattataatcaaatgttataagcattaaaacattatattcaAAAAACTGCGCTCACAAATTCAATAATTCGCTCACGTCAGTTCGGGTGAAAGTTTTCTATTGGCAATGGTGCAAAATTAAGGTTTGTAGTCTATAAAATCCAAATATCCTgttgtatttaaaacaaatttatacataatttttaTGTGTGTATTCAGCTGATCCAAgcaactaaacaaaaacacactcgCACACTTTTGCGTCCACACTtcgttttcaatcgtttcccaaaagttgctgaTCCACGCTGAAACGTTTGAAAACgctcacgtccctgtactgcgcattAGTTTCtgcctgccgtttatttactttttggcTCTTTGAAACGTGGGGGCAATGACTACAAATGCATAATAGTTTTTTTCTAAAGCCTCTCTTTTCACACACTGCAACGGAAAAACAACGTTTTAAATTTATCCACATTGGAGAATGTTTTGAATAAGCTCCATTTTCGTtgactatatttttctttattttggcCACAAGGAGACGGGGTTTTCAGTCGAAATTATCTTTATGAAATCACTCTCCAAAAGTGGatacaattaaaaacatataaGTATGGACTTAAATATTGTAAATCTACCCATTCTTAGTGTTATTGTCACAATGGCTGTATGCTTTTATTGCActataaatgtttttgcttgGTTTTGCTCCCATTCTCCGATAATATACCAAACAAACCCCTCCAGTCAGTGCAATTTCTCtcctaaaatgttttttccacCAACAAAACTCCTCCCATGATCTCCTCTACATTCTCTTCCTTTTCCTAAGCCTTCTAGCCTCAGGTTATAGAGTATCATCTGCTCCCGAAGAGAAGAATCTGACTTCTCGTTGAACAGAAAGAGCTCGGAGATCTCCCACGCTGAAAAGAAGCGAGTAAACAAACTTGCCATAGGTAGCTGATAAGATTGCTAATGTTGTCTTATCTGCTGAGGAAACACATTGCTCCAGAGAGAGTCGAGATATAACTGGAAATGGCACCAGGCCATGACTGAAAGGATGGAAAGCAGGAATAACCACACTGCGAAACTGGAATTTTTAATCCATGTTTTAATCCACAAACTTTCAAGTGTTTGCCGTGCAGACGGTAGCAGGCCTTCTGTAAGATAAGCTGGAGGCGGATAATAGGGGGGTGGCCTAAAACATCTGCTAGGGAagaatttatttcttaaatcactgtcattaaacacaaaataaattgtgGCGCATAAGCGCGTGAAGAACCTGCAGACAAGTGCGGACATGATGTCGTGAAGaaagggtaaaaaaagaaagaggaggatATTTATGGTTGTTTTCTAAGATAACTTTAAAGGGTTTAGGTTTTGGTGCGTCGGATGCACGTGGATGTGACTCAACTCCCTGAGTTGTGCTAAATGCTCATCTAAGGGGTGATTTTACCCACAAGGCTGTGTTACATTTTGGGTCAAGTTATGCTAGTGTAGTACCATCCCCCATCCCCCCAAGAACTCCACAAGTAACCCCTAGGATCTATTCCTGCAACCCCCCAGTGACCTGCTGTAACCACCCCAGAAGTCCCTCCCAGAAGCCCTCAAGTTAACACAGAGAACCCACCCCAGTAACTTGCAAGAACCACACTAATAACCCCAGGAACCACCTCGCTGAGCACCTCAGTAGCCCCCCATTAAGCAGCCCAGATTTACCTTAACACACTAGTGCATAACCCCTGTGCATTAATTGTTTGACATTTACTTTCTAGAAGGTCTTATTTGTGCATTCCTGCCCATCCAATGCATTACCCGTACAAACTTAcgataatattatttatactcaACACGTTATAGAAGAACTtatagaaatgcaaaatattctTACGAATTAAGTCTTCATTATACTTTTCAGTGTGGTTTAATGACAGGTTTAATGGTATAGCTCTCTGTTTAAAGAAAGGAAAGCCCTTTGGCTAGTTCTagttttcatctttttctttttttttattaggaagCAAACATCTTTGAGTCAAGGAAGTCAGAGCAAAACAACAATTTCGTTAGGGAACATGAATTAGCGAGACGTTTTTCATCTTTATGGTCAATCGGAGCAAAGCCGCGCTGGATTTGAAAGGCGTGTCTGTAACAGCGCTACCTCTCCGTAAACATTCGCAGATCCTCTTTAGGACGCCTTTGaaatgttaaaagtgcttttgtttgaagtgattttaaaatgcaatttGTAATACGGGAGATATTTACGGCCAGACTGGTCTGCTGCATCAAAtgccagaagaaaaaaaaaacactaatttgTTTAGAAGTTAGACAAGTGAAGTTTTGGAAAGCCCCTGTTGTACTGCCAGTAACTGATTTTACGCAACATGTTTTGTACGTCCACAATGAACAATAGCTGCCTTATAAATCTTAATTGGCTGAATCAGAAAAAAGCATCAAAATGTATCTTATTGTTGGCGGGTCATTAGCAAAACTAGCAGAGCATGTACTATGAAGAGGAGGACAACAAAGCACGGTGGGATCGCTGTGATGCAGGTTGATTTCCACAGTACTCTGCATGACATTGTACATTCACACTGTATGGACATGTAAGGTAGTGGAAATAAATGATCTGTTTTTCCATGTTATCACAGGAAGTTCAGGAACTTCTGCACATGCTGCTAAACAATGGGTggagagttatatttataaaattaaataaaaacccaTATATATCAAGtcgtgaataaaaaaacaagatgtgGCATTTTCCCATGGGTCCACCAGAACATCTGTTTACACTGCATGCTCAGACAACGATGCCTGAAGAGGAAAACCAAATACACCACAGCGCAAAAGCTCGGCATGTGGTACACATCACTGACATCTGAGATTGTTTCAGGCTCAAAGAAACAAGAACATGTCCATCTATAACCTTTCTGTGATTCAGGTAGAACTTCAAATACTGTTTAAACATTTCTAAATCATCCTGTGCAAATGAAGCCCAAATATGTCCTACTAACTTTGTCAAATTAATCGCAGTCTCAATGTTATTCGACATTCGATGCTACACACGAAACAAAATAAACTGCACATGGGCCACAAACCATTGGGCCAGGCACTTGAACAGATTCAAAAAAACACCCCATGCCTCCAGTTCCAGgaagggaggagggagggagcaAACAAAACGCAAAAGGAAAACGCATACCATGTGGGAAAGAAGCACGTTTCCTTTTTGGTCGGAGCCAAATGATCTTTCCTCCTGATTCTCATTGTCTAATCCTATTTTCAACAAACCCCAACCTCCCACACATGCCGCTCCAGTTCTAGATAACCCCCCAGCTATCACCACTACCTCTATGCACACCAACTTTGCCTCTTTCCAACTTTCATGATACAGCTCTTTGTTAGCACATCTTGTTTTCATCAGCAGCTTTTCAAAGACCCAGATGTCCTGACACAAGGGATGCTGCCAAGACTGTAATTTTGTGCACTCGGCCGCTACGTTTCCTTTGATGTTTCTCAGACCACGGCCCTGAGTCTCAAACGGACAACGCATTTATGTCAGTCAGACCACAAAGCCGGTAAATTAGTGTTTTGCTCCTGACAGACGTTTTTGAATCATGCTGATCCACTTGCTAAATGGGGATGTGGGCCGATGGCGAAGCTCAGGCTGCACACCTGAGAAGCTGTTCCATAAACAGGCCTGATTCAACAGCCTACGGCAGGATTGTGCTTTGCTGTGGCTGACAGGGTTCCCTGTACAGGATAGGCAGTGATGACAGGCCTCCCTACACTGTTATCACTGTTTGTACTTGACTATTTGTTGATATGCCAGGAATTCCTCTCCTTTTTTTGCCTTGCACTACATTTTCCCCCTATTTCCCCACTGGATGGTAAAGAGATCGATTGGAAAAGACAGCTGTGGTGAAAGCAGCACTTGAACCCCTGCTTCCAGAGCTATacaggtttgtttatttaactaaTGGTGTTCCCTATGAAGGAAATATTTCGCCCTTTAAGTAAAGGCTAAGTGCTGATTCCAAGAATAGCAATTGTTTTTTGTGCAAAggttaaataaatgtcatttaaaaagtatttcagaTACATAAGAAAAACATCCACCAAATGTGGTCAGTATTAAATGAAAGTAAGTAACTACAAATATGCATAAATCTTCTTTACTTGACaccaatgcaaatatatattaaaaaaaaagaacatacctTCTGATCTCTTGAGTTCTTGGCATTGTCCTGGTGGGGACTCTCTCATGATACCATTGCTGAGATGGGTTCCAGAGCTTGGGTGTGGTTTTGGTGCTTTAACCTCCACTCTGGAGAATGAAGCAATCCTCTGGAGAATGGAACCCACACTGTCTTTGGCCTGAGGCTCAATTTGTGCAGGACTGCTGATGTTTGACCGTGTGGCTTGAGAGGATGTCGCAGGAACAATTTGGACCATCTGAGGCTGAGAGGCCAGGTTAAAGCGTGGGGTCTGAGCAGGGGACAGCAGAACAGGGGACTCACTTATGTTTGGCACTGGGATGGCTCCTGGTGGGGTGTCCAGCTCCTGTTTCTGTATAGCGGAGGGGAGAACCATTGGTAGGTCTGCGCTGTCTAAGCTACTGACAGAAGCAGAGGTGCTTTCAGATATAGTCGGGCTGGTGGAAACTGGATGAAACCTTGCTGGAGGTTTAGGTGGCACGTGTCCCTCTGTCTGGGATTTGACCACGAGGTTGTCCAGATCAAGAGGGAACTTGTTGAGCCGTGCTGGTTCTTTGGTTTTAGGGGCCTGCTGGTTGATGGGTAAATCTTTCCCAATGTTGCCATTGTTTTGAAGGCGATATGCATTCCAGGTAACAGCAGAACCGGGGTATCTTGTACCCGGGGACACCACACGTctcactcctccactctccGCCATCTGTAGGTCCAAGGACGGCATGGAGCCATGGCTGATACCTAACGGCTCTGTGGGAATCACCAAAGGACCCTCCAGCTCTGAGTGAAACATGTTCCCATGGGAGGAGAACTTCTTCAAGGCAGGGCTGCCCAAACGCTGGGCTTTGTAACCTCCGACTCCCATGGGGCTCTGTGGAGGGCTTGTGTAAGAGCTCATTTTGGAAGAGGCTTGGTACTCCAGACTGGAAGAGGAACTGTGAAGACTGTCATTATCACTACCAGGCCCAGATGATGAATTGAAGCCATTTGGGTTGAATTTGTTCTGAAAAGAGGAGGCACGATTGATTCCAGTGTTAGAGGAGATAGCAGGCTTTCCCATGGTGCCTCGGTTAAAGGACAGACTAGACACCATTCTGTTCTTTATGGGTGGACTTTGAACAGGACTGGAGCTGAGACTGATCCTCGTGCGGTAAGTGGGCGACACGAGACCACCTGGACTCCGCACCTCATTTGCTTTGTTCAGGATGGAGCTTGGGCTGATAGGAGATGTGACTGTAGAGGCTGGAGAGAATGTCGGGATCTCATCCACATCATCAATGTCAAAAGATCTCTTCAAGGCTATGGACAAACATAAAATCATGCGCAAATGAACACAAGCATGTCTCGTCGATAAATTATTGTGCAATAGTTCAAAATGGTTTTACAATGTTATAAATCAGTTTTATGTTGACAGCAAATAAACTGCTTTCTGGCACTGCAAAAACCATGAATCATTCAGTgcgggaaataattatttgatcccctgctggttttgtacatttaccccttacaaagaaatgaacagtctagaatttttatggtaggtttatttaaacagaaagagaaaaaatatttgaaaaatccacaaaaaacattaaagaaaggttataaattcaTTTGTAACTGATcatgtgaaataaatatttcatcacGTACCAAATTAGCAATAATTCTGACACCCACATACCCAAATTATTCCTGTCCCTTTAGGAAAatactcctaatatcaactcgttATGtgtaaaagacaccagtcacacaATCAAcctcaaataattatttcccccactgtaaaTTTACTTCTAAATTAAGTATTCCATTAATAAGTCGATTCTTGTTCATGCATATTGCATTcgtttatttttcaaaaataatttttgtcttGGCTTCTTTACCATTTCTGCATACGTCAATCACATTTTTATATCGTAAATGAAAGCTGCAGCATAGACGCACAGAGTTGAGTCTAGAAATAGTCTATGAAATGACCTTCAATAAAATGACCTAGGTCAACCTCCTAATTTTGGGAggaataaagcaaaaaatgtcaataaaaatcTTTTCCTGTTTTCATACCAAATGTACGAATGCATTTTACATGCATAAACTTTAAAACTTGTTGGTTACAAGGTTAGATTTGTTTATACAGTCAGCCTGACTTAAAATTCCTTGGTCACGCCCATTGTTAAAGGTCGAGCCGAAAATACAGTGTGGTCTGTTTGATTGTGCTGTGAAGCTGCTCTGACATCATCGACTAAAACCAGTCCAGAATGAAGTAAAATTCACAATGACAAATAACAAACTCACTTAAAgcagtatttattttactggTGCAACAACACAAATGCTGAAGGATAAAAATAACATCTGTGATaagaattattattgtatagCTGAGATGTTTCCTGTTGTGCAGTGGATCAAAACAGAGGCCATAGTGTTTGCAGATCAAatggtttttaaacatttgaacaaATGCAACAGCAGTGTAAAAGCAAATGCTGCAAAGTCCACACCTGGAGCAAGTACATTGTAATGATGCTGAATCATCCTTTCATTATGACAGCTTGTGAACCAAAGCTCAAAGCAAACACGGATTTCCAGCCTTTCCTTTTGCAAAGAACAGACTCAAAGACACAAAGAGCCGATTCAGGAACATAGCGGTGTCGCATGCTGAGGGTTTGGATTAGCCTGGCTTTCGCACGACCCAGAATTCCTCCATAGGACAGTAAGCCAGTCCGGGGATCTCTGCATCAAACGGCATGTGGCTAAAAATGTTTTGCGTGGACACCCGATCGAGACAAGGCAACAGCTGAAGCGGGTCCAGCAGCTGATGCATTATGAGTTTACGACTGCGTTTGTGAATGGCACTTTTACTTTTGCTGGCTGTCGCACAGCAAACCCAAATACCCCGATGACTAAATGGTAGGTGTGTTGGTCTTTTAGGTGCAGCTATCCAGCACTGTGTAAACATCCCATTATCAGTATAGGACTATCTTCCACTATCTTGAGTATCAGTCCTTATTTTTGGATCGCTCTCAGCCAGAGTTGGTGTGGCATTTCTCCCGGTAGGGTGCGCTGGCAATTAGAAGCAGCGTCAAATCATTAAATCAAATCCCGTTTCACAGCCTCCCCGTGTAAAGCAAGTAAACCACAGCCCCTTTGTTTCAACTCGCCCATCAGCAGTCATACAGCTGGGACGGCTAATCGGATTCCAGCAGCGAGAATGCTTTTGTTCGGCAGACACACATCTGTCTGTTTGTGGTGGCTACACACACTGTTATTCCCTTCAGGGCTGCAAAGGGCACCATTAATGAGTCAAAGAGAGTGCCGggaaaaaacactgtatatgtTCTTAAAAGATGGAAACAcgtatgcttttttttctttcaaaaaacgAGAGACTTGAATGGCTCACAGCCCAACATCCCTCTGACAGAACTCTCTCAGAGTAGCACATTCAAGTGTAAACTTGCACTCCCTTTCGACCCAAAAATAAAGAGAAGCGGGTATCAGGTAATTACTGGCACCCTGTCAAACACTCAGGAAATAATTACGCTGGCAGACGAGCGCACCATCGTTAGCGCTCTGAGCTGCACGCTCTCTCAAAGAGGCCCGATCTTCACGGCTTACAtgcggagaaaaaaaaaaaatctctggatTTTATCAACAGTTCGCACTCCCCTCCTTTTCCACTTCATGGTAGTACTGAGACTCCTCTCAGAGCTGATTGTGATAAACTGGTTTCGATGGCAGGCTTCCAACAGCCACGAATCTCACAAAGACTAAGTACTCTAGTAAGAGCTGCAAACCTTAAAAACGGTTCTCAAATGCGTTCTTCAATTTGTCCATCCTGCAGTACATTATGGACTTGGGTTGCAAAGGGGTGGAAAATTTCCAGTTTTAGCTGGTAATTTTGGAAATAtaccaagttggaaacttacaaGGAATTTATAGGAATTTGTgagaattaattagaaatttggggaaatgtatataaactctatcatgtacaaacataaatattagACCACGATTAAtttcatgagttaactcgtgattaatcgcaaccaAATCACACAATgttttctgttctaaatgtaccttaaattgaTATTTTTCAGGTTTTAATACACAAATCAACATACTcaaacatagagcatgaagacaacatattcttgtaaatgttttaaagtaattattgtggtttaaatgacataaatcatcaggacaccaaacggaacttttgttgtttccacacggacggttttaattggcgGATGTGTGCATcttggcggattttggtgctgatttgagactttgaaaacaggaaaggaataaattgtgaataaatgtgtgttgcgtcgAAGGTTTCAATTTCgcctttttataaataattgtttatttctattctTATAAAAACGAATACATataaactaatacagattttggactttaattttaatgattactataattttgttgcacaaaatTGTACTTGTACTTGCCAAGATGGAGATTTTTGTATGTGCAGGAttaaagaaatgatgtgtgttatgttaaaGAGGAATGCAAAGTGCATGTaggggggcgtggcctcagtaaccctgcagtaagtgtgcatgtgattgataaATGTCATGAAATTGAATCCAATCCGGTTgtgttaaaaaacattattcagcAAAAAACCTTTCAACTACAAATAAGTTCCCTGCTATAGGCTGAGCAAAGATTTaataaattcccagtttattcgtattaattcctgttaattccatggaaagtttccactGTTTAAATTTCCTGACATTTTTCAACCCAAATTATG
Coding sequences within:
- the sept12 gene encoding septin-9 isoform X1 — its product is MSVNDHLEGILSDFEALKRSFDIDDVDEIPTFSPASTVTSPISPSSILNKANEVRSPGGLVSPTYRTRISLSSSPVQSPPIKNRMVSSLSFNRGTMGKPAISSNTGINRASSFQNKFNPNGFNSSSGPGSDNDSLHSSSSSLEYQASSKMSSYTSPPQSPMGVGGYKAQRLGSPALKKFSSHGNMFHSELEGPLVIPTEPLGISHGSMPSLDLQMAESGGVRRVVSPGTRYPGSAVTWNAYRLQNNGNIGKDLPINQQAPKTKEPARLNKFPLDLDNLVVKSQTEGHVPPKPPARFHPVSTSPTISESTSASVSSLDSADLPMVLPSAIQKQELDTPPGAIPVPNISESPVLLSPAQTPRFNLASQPQMVQIVPATSSQATRSNISSPAQIEPQAKDSVGSILQRIASFSRVEVKAPKPHPSSGTHLSNGIMRESPPGQCQELKRSEEKVHELDLELEQPVRMEEEREVEQQVEEEHDVKKESSCLVEPNTQGIIRGGDLFGYVGIEAVLDQMRRKTMKSAFEFNVMVVGQSGLGKSTLVNTLFKSKVSRKSCTPNYEEKISKTVHLQSVSHIIEEKGVKMNLTVIDTPGFGDQINNENCWEPIITYVNEQYEKYLKEELHVNRKRRIPDTRVHCCVYFLPATGHRLRPIDVEFMKRLGKIVSIVPVIAKADTLTMDERLEFKQRIRQDLQTHGIRVYPQKEYDEDAEDRILNDKIRENIPFAVVGTDKEHQVNGNKVLGRKTKWGIIEVENVEHCEFANLRDLLIRSHLQDLKDVTHYIHYETYRVRRLNENNASGLVLSELPLENGAAEKNDAESQL